From a single Streptomyces sp. NBC_01264 genomic region:
- a CDS encoding SDR family NAD(P)-dependent oxidoreductase, whose translation MSSPLSPSPSGRTVLVTGATSGIGYETARRLAELGATVLVHGRTPEEAQAATDRLIASAGISDTLLRPLAADFARLEEVENLAHAVVREHQRLDVLVNNAAIAAPERHTLTADGNEISFQVNFLAHYLLTNLLEAALTSAPGGRVVNVSSALHRSGAIQWNDPQRVRRYSRLAAYAQSQLALTVFAADPRVTAVSVNPGICDTGLLPLYGHEGAPAAEGAEHVVRLCDPATEIVNGAYYDRSERVTPAAAATEDRTIKRLNKLADLLVGHTA comes from the coding sequence ATGTCCTCGCCCCTGTCCCCGTCTCCGTCCGGACGTACCGTCCTCGTGACCGGCGCCACCTCCGGCATCGGCTACGAGACCGCCCGCCGGCTCGCCGAGCTCGGTGCGACCGTACTCGTCCACGGCCGCACCCCCGAGGAGGCCCAGGCCGCCACCGACCGGCTGATCGCCTCCGCGGGCATCTCCGACACTCTCCTGCGGCCTCTCGCCGCCGACTTCGCCCGGCTGGAGGAGGTCGAGAACCTCGCGCACGCCGTCGTGCGGGAGCACCAGCGTCTGGACGTGCTCGTCAACAACGCGGCCATCGCAGCGCCGGAACGGCACACGCTCACCGCCGACGGCAACGAGATCTCCTTCCAGGTCAACTTCCTTGCCCACTACCTGCTGACGAACCTCCTGGAGGCTGCCCTCACCAGCGCCCCCGGGGGACGTGTCGTCAACGTCTCCTCCGCGCTGCACCGTTCGGGCGCCATCCAGTGGAACGACCCACAGCGGGTGCGGCGTTACTCCCGCCTCGCCGCCTACGCCCAGTCGCAGCTGGCCCTGACCGTCTTCGCCGCCGACCCGCGCGTCACCGCCGTCTCCGTCAACCCCGGCATCTGCGACACCGGCCTCCTCCCCCTCTACGGGCACGAGGGCGCGCCGGCCGCCGAGGGCGCCGAGCACGTCGTACGGCTCTGCGACCCCGCCACCGAGATCGTCAACGGCGCCTACTACGACCGCTCCGAGCGCGTCACCCCGGCCGCCGCCGCCACCGAGGACCGCACCATCAAGCGCCTCAACAAGCTCGCCGACCTCCTCGTCGGCCACACCGCCTGA
- a CDS encoding GNAT family N-acetyltransferase, which produces MINLPSHRLPDLDRWYPTGAAGSAALTEHVLTTEAGCWWVDRVIQPRVIAAECGDHVLLRGDPQALTLKDLAVFAERSIEAPGRFLPLIGAAFDRVVPWQRMVYIRRSPAPATRAPRGVILRRLNARDARTLATLPPAMSWIHRTWGGPEALARSGYAWAAFQNDRIVALACTYFLGTAYEDVACVTVPDPRLQYLALDCVNALCSDIAARRHTPSWTCSASNRPGRLLAWTAGFRPEEEYAHYAVGAPVANTALPQAPVTGTRSADAAVGAPPARR; this is translated from the coding sequence ATGATCAACCTGCCGTCTCACCGACTCCCGGACCTCGATCGCTGGTACCCCACAGGGGCCGCGGGCTCGGCGGCCCTGACCGAGCACGTCCTGACGACCGAGGCCGGCTGCTGGTGGGTGGACCGCGTCATCCAGCCGCGCGTGATCGCCGCCGAGTGCGGGGACCACGTACTCCTGCGCGGAGACCCGCAGGCTCTGACGCTGAAGGACCTCGCGGTCTTCGCAGAGCGCTCCATCGAGGCTCCCGGCCGCTTCCTTCCCCTCATCGGGGCCGCGTTCGACCGGGTCGTGCCGTGGCAGCGCATGGTGTACATCAGGCGCTCCCCCGCGCCGGCCACCCGGGCGCCGCGGGGCGTGATCCTACGCAGGCTGAACGCCCGGGACGCACGCACGCTCGCCACCCTGCCGCCCGCAATGAGCTGGATCCACCGCACCTGGGGCGGACCGGAAGCACTCGCCCGCTCGGGCTACGCCTGGGCCGCCTTCCAGAACGACCGCATCGTGGCACTGGCCTGCACCTACTTCCTCGGCACCGCCTACGAGGACGTGGCCTGCGTGACCGTGCCCGACCCGCGCCTCCAGTACCTGGCCCTCGACTGCGTCAACGCCCTGTGCTCGGACATAGCCGCCCGACGGCACACCCCCAGCTGGACCTGCTCGGCGAGCAACCGCCCCGGTCGCCTGCTCGCCTGGACCGCAGGCTTCCGCCCGGAGGAGGAGTACGCCCACTACGCCGTCGGCGCACCGGTGGCGAACACGGCCCTGCCCCAGGCACCCGTCACCGGAACCCGGTCGGCCGACGCCGC